Proteins encoded in a region of the Methanofollis tationis genome:
- a CDS encoding ferredoxin domain-containing protein, producing MTAEYDAVQTVASLMALSARTAPKGKGVDTIRVEVVSGSDLARLADAMRTYGEAHTLGFFSRDAKGVEQSDACVLIGCRGREVAGINCGGCGYQTCAGMTAAVAGAPEGGAAPFKGPNCVIRMADLGIAVGSAARTAAIHNVDNRILYSGGVGALSLGMMEDCSVVYAIPLKASGKNIFFDRT from the coding sequence ATGACTGCGGAATACGATGCAGTACAGACCGTCGCCTCCTTAATGGCCCTCTCCGCACGGACGGCGCCGAAGGGGAAGGGCGTCGACACCATCCGCGTGGAGGTGGTCAGCGGCTCCGACCTGGCACGGCTCGCCGATGCGATGCGCACCTACGGGGAAGCGCACACACTCGGCTTTTTCTCAAGGGACGCGAAAGGCGTCGAGCAATCAGATGCCTGCGTCCTGATCGGGTGCCGGGGCCGGGAGGTGGCCGGGATCAACTGCGGCGGATGCGGGTATCAGACCTGCGCCGGGATGACGGCTGCGGTGGCTGGCGCACCCGAAGGCGGCGCCGCCCCCTTCAAAGGCCCCAACTGCGTGATCAGGATGGCAGATCTCGGCATCGCCGTCGGTTCGGCGGCGCGGACCGCCGCCATCCACAACGTCGACAACCGGATCCTCTACTCAGGCGGGGTCGGCGCCCTCTCCCTCGGCATGATGGAGGATTGCAGCGTGGTCTATGCGATTCCACTCAAAGCGTCCGGGAAAAATATCTTCTTTGACCGCACATAG
- a CDS encoding radical SAM protein, translated as MSLGETLAVLTEAAGFDMSPRSERPVRARCGRLLKVLLCGKCSFDCAYCAVRTKREAYALAPADLARAFLTMHREGRADGLFLSSGIPRDVDETMAGILETGEILRTSGFTGYLHLKVLPGAARADIAEAARLADRISINLEAPSASRLSEVAGVKDYRQDIEKRQAWIADAMPGRHTTQVVVGAAGESDAEILTCMERQYRRLGTARVYYSAFTPLTGTPLQGRPPAPLWRQNRLYQVDALVRAYGWRADGVADVLDGDGFLTDADPKILLAREMPPVDVNAAPYADLLRVPGIGPEGARRILDARRRRPLHSGADLRRCGVAHRAAGYLVFEERDVQTTLFAF; from the coding sequence ATGTCCCTGGGAGAAACCCTTGCGGTGCTCACCGAAGCGGCCGGCTTCGACATGAGCCCGCGCTCTGAACGCCCGGTTCGCGCCCGGTGCGGCCGCCTGCTCAAGGTCCTCCTCTGCGGGAAGTGCTCGTTCGACTGCGCCTACTGCGCGGTCAGGACAAAACGGGAGGCATACGCCCTTGCCCCGGCCGACCTCGCCCGGGCCTTTCTGACGATGCACCGCGAGGGCCGGGCCGACGGGTTATTCCTCTCCTCAGGTATCCCCCGTGACGTGGACGAAACGATGGCCGGGATCCTGGAGACCGGCGAGATCCTGAGAACGAGCGGGTTTACCGGCTACCTCCACTTAAAGGTCCTCCCCGGCGCCGCGCGGGCCGACATCGCCGAGGCGGCACGGCTGGCCGACCGGATCTCGATCAACCTGGAGGCGCCCTCGGCCTCGCGGCTCTCCGAGGTCGCCGGCGTCAAGGACTACCGGCAGGACATCGAAAAACGGCAGGCATGGATCGCCGATGCGATGCCGGGACGGCATACCACCCAGGTCGTTGTCGGGGCGGCCGGGGAAAGCGACGCCGAGATCCTCACGTGCATGGAGCGGCAGTACCGCCGCCTCGGCACGGCCAGGGTGTATTACTCGGCGTTCACCCCCCTCACCGGCACGCCTCTGCAGGGCCGCCCGCCCGCCCCGCTCTGGCGCCAGAACCGGCTCTACCAGGTCGACGCCCTGGTGCGAGCGTACGGCTGGCGCGCCGACGGCGTGGCCGACGTGCTGGACGGCGACGGTTTTCTTACGGACGCCGACCCGAAGATTCTCCTTGCACGGGAGATGCCGCCGGTCGACGTCAACGCCGCCCCGTACGCCGACCTCCTCCGGGTGCCCGGGATCGGGCCGGAGGGCGCCAGGCGGATCCTGGATGCCCGCCGGAGAAGGCCGCTCCACTCGGGCGCCGACCTGCGGCGGTGCGGTGTTGCACACAGGGCGGCCGGGTATCTGGTGTTCGAGGAGAGGGATGTGCAGACGACACTGTTTGCGTTTTGA
- a CDS encoding glycosyltransferase: MISVIVPTYNEEESIASCLESLCNQTIPRGAYEIIVVDGNSKDRTREIAANYADQVFVQTSKKVGGARNDGAVAAKGEIIATTDADCYLPPDWLERIEQTFADHPDAVQVYGLVFPKEKGIKNKVSLWLANFFSRIGYLTNTIYYTLGCNTAFRRDAFMAIGMYHTIDAGDDLEIARRARKAGKVVLVPALKVGFSMRRYEQFGTLKSLWEWVYIVVKGGESEKYSYSKREYK, translated from the coding sequence GTGATCTCGGTGATTGTGCCGACCTACAACGAGGAGGAGAGCATCGCCTCCTGCCTCGAATCCCTCTGCAACCAGACCATCCCCAGGGGCGCCTACGAGATCATCGTCGTGGACGGGAACTCGAAGGACCGGACACGCGAGATCGCCGCGAACTATGCCGATCAGGTCTTTGTCCAGACGAGCAAAAAGGTCGGCGGGGCGAGAAACGACGGTGCCGTCGCGGCGAAGGGTGAGATCATCGCCACCACCGATGCCGACTGTTACCTCCCGCCTGACTGGCTGGAGCGGATCGAGCAGACCTTTGCCGACCACCCCGACGCCGTCCAGGTCTACGGCCTCGTCTTCCCGAAGGAGAAGGGGATCAAGAATAAGGTCTCCCTCTGGCTTGCAAACTTCTTCTCGCGCATCGGCTACCTGACGAACACGATCTACTATACCCTCGGCTGCAACACCGCCTTTCGGCGGGACGCCTTCATGGCGATCGGGATGTACCACACCATCGACGCCGGCGACGACCTGGAGATCGCACGGCGGGCGCGGAAGGCCGGAAAGGTCGTGCTCGTTCCTGCCCTGAAGGTCGGGTTTTCCATGCGCCGCTACGAGCAGTTCGGCACGCTCAAGTCCCTCTGGGAGTGGGTGTATATCGTGGTGAAGGGCGGCGAGTCTGAGAAGTACTCGTATTCAAAGCGCGAATACAAGTGA
- a CDS encoding glycosyltransferase family 4 protein, with the protein MKVNFFVEDMLFFKYIGCATLARMLAGKLAENADLDLAWNAHGYDYDVVHYHTFGPLALANKKYSRGVKVLTAHSTPRLNNGNLAFSDTVNRLYPGIYRGFDHIITISDPNDQEVREMAPDVPVTLIPNGVNRDRFRPDPEKRAAFRREHGIGDEEMVVLTVAQQTPRKGIYDFIALSKEHPDITFVWVGGFPYGSFSKDYRRIEEEKKGCGRNVIFTGFVRDITAAYCSADLFFMPSFAEGLPMVILESMATGVPVLARRIPEFVENFEGAALFFDDLEEAGAVVEDETVIRRHAAVSRPFTDRFDIGRVADLHVNLYKELIP; encoded by the coding sequence ATGAAGGTGAACTTTTTCGTCGAGGATATGCTTTTTTTCAAGTATATCGGGTGCGCCACCCTGGCCCGGATGCTCGCCGGAAAACTCGCCGAGAACGCGGACCTGGACCTCGCCTGGAACGCTCACGGCTACGATTACGATGTGGTCCACTACCACACCTTCGGACCCCTGGCCCTGGCGAACAAGAAGTACAGCCGCGGCGTCAAGGTGCTCACCGCCCACTCCACCCCCCGCCTCAACAACGGCAACCTCGCCTTCTCTGATACGGTGAACCGCCTCTATCCAGGGATCTACCGGGGCTTTGACCACATCATCACGATCTCCGACCCGAACGACCAGGAGGTGCGCGAGATGGCGCCCGATGTGCCGGTGACCCTCATTCCAAACGGCGTAAACCGGGACCGCTTCAGGCCTGACCCGGAAAAACGCGCCGCATTCCGCAGGGAACACGGCATCGGCGACGAGGAGATGGTGGTGCTCACGGTGGCGCAGCAGACGCCGCGGAAAGGGATCTATGATTTCATCGCCCTTTCAAAGGAGCACCCGGACATCACATTCGTCTGGGTGGGAGGGTTCCCGTACGGCTCCTTCTCCAAGGACTACAGACGGATCGAAGAGGAGAAGAAGGGGTGCGGCAGGAACGTCATCTTCACCGGATTTGTCAGGGACATCACGGCGGCCTACTGCAGCGCCGACCTTTTCTTCATGCCGTCGTTTGCCGAGGGCCTGCCGATGGTCATCCTTGAATCGATGGCGACCGGCGTCCCCGTCCTCGCCCGCAGGATACCGGAGTTCGTCGAGAACTTCGAGGGCGCCGCCCTCTTCTTCGACGACCTTGAGGAGGCCGGGGCGGTCGTCGAGGACGAAACCGTCATCAGGCGGCACGCCGCCGTATCGCGCCCCTTCACCGATCGTTTCGACATCGGGAGGGTGGCCGACCTCCATGTGAATCTCTATAAGGAGTTGATACCGTGA
- a CDS encoding FAD-dependent oxidoreductase produces MKTAILGGGLTGVTLARGLHERGENVVVLEAEPEYGGLCRSKRSEGFTFDTGGSHIIFSRDAAVLSFMKEVLGENRTERDRLTKIFYKGRYVKYPFENGLSDLPKEDLFFCINEFVKNLIAVEKGAVAPPENFRDWIVATFGAGIAGCYMIPYNRKIWKFPPEEMSAHWMEGRVPMPPVEDVIRSAIGIETEGYTHQSVFSYPQSGGIEALVQAIAAPVEDAIRTGFVVRSVRRREDGKWVIGDGNEEIVADRCVATIPLQALLPCLEEVPAEVAAACAALKYNAVACVCIGIRGATKPYSWVYVPQEEIGLFNRISFPSGYSDGNAPAGCSSVLAEITYREGDEAAQMSDDALVEHTVEGLMKMEVIASPDDVVYAAVERQRYAYVIYDLAYLENIRVIREFVEGTGIDLLGRFAEFEYLNMDGCIRHVLDYLGERR; encoded by the coding sequence GTGAAAACGGCGATACTGGGCGGCGGGCTGACCGGGGTGACGCTTGCCCGGGGCTTGCACGAGCGGGGGGAGAACGTGGTCGTCCTGGAGGCGGAACCCGAGTACGGCGGGCTCTGCCGCTCGAAACGAAGTGAGGGGTTCACCTTCGACACCGGCGGTTCGCACATCATCTTCTCCCGCGACGCCGCCGTGCTCTCCTTCATGAAGGAGGTGCTCGGCGAGAACCGCACCGAGCGGGACCGTCTGACCAAGATCTTCTACAAGGGGCGCTATGTCAAATACCCGTTTGAAAACGGTCTTTCCGACCTGCCAAAAGAGGATCTCTTCTTCTGCATCAACGAGTTCGTCAAAAACCTGATCGCGGTCGAGAAAGGGGCTGTTGCACCGCCGGAAAACTTCAGGGACTGGATCGTCGCCACCTTTGGAGCGGGGATTGCCGGGTGCTATATGATCCCGTACAACCGGAAGATCTGGAAGTTCCCGCCTGAAGAGATGTCGGCGCACTGGATGGAAGGGCGGGTCCCGATGCCGCCGGTCGAGGACGTGATCAGGTCGGCGATCGGGATCGAAACCGAGGGCTACACCCACCAGTCGGTCTTCTCGTACCCGCAGAGCGGCGGGATCGAGGCGCTCGTGCAGGCGATCGCCGCCCCGGTCGAGGATGCGATCAGGACCGGCTTCGTCGTCCGCTCGGTGCGGCGGCGGGAGGACGGCAAGTGGGTGATCGGCGACGGGAACGAAGAGATCGTCGCCGACCGGTGCGTCGCCACCATTCCCCTGCAGGCCCTTCTCCCCTGCCTCGAAGAGGTGCCGGCGGAGGTGGCCGCGGCGTGTGCGGCGCTGAAATACAACGCGGTCGCCTGTGTCTGCATCGGGATCAGGGGAGCGACAAAGCCGTATTCCTGGGTGTACGTCCCACAGGAGGAGATCGGGCTCTTCAACCGCATCTCGTTTCCCTCGGGCTACAGCGACGGCAACGCCCCTGCCGGGTGCTCCTCGGTCCTCGCCGAGATCACCTACCGGGAGGGCGACGAGGCGGCACAGATGAGCGACGACGCCCTCGTCGAACACACGGTCGAAGGGCTCATGAAGATGGAGGTGATCGCCTCCCCCGACGATGTCGTCTACGCCGCAGTCGAGCGGCAGCGATACGCCTACGTCATCTACGACCTTGCCTACCTGGAGAACATCAGGGTCATCAGAGAGTTTGTCGAGGGGACCGGGATCGACCTCCTGGGCCGTTTCGCCGAGTTCGAGTACCTGAACATGGACGGGTGCATCCGCCACGTCCTCGACTATCTCGGAGAGAGAAGATGA
- a CDS encoding 4Fe-4S dicluster domain-containing protein: MAYFEMAKTVLKSVIHGPSTIRYPAQPAKITPISRGHVTIDPSQCISCGMCMRKCPSDAICVSREEKTWEIDLLRCHVCNCCVEVCPVHCLTMETQYSSAVTVHEGRVLVKITYVKPERPAKPEAGPKESAGSS, encoded by the coding sequence ATGGCATACTTTGAGATGGCAAAAACGGTGCTGAAATCGGTCATCCACGGACCGTCCACCATCCGCTACCCGGCACAGCCCGCGAAGATCACCCCGATCTCGCGGGGCCACGTGACGATCGATCCGTCGCAGTGCATCTCCTGCGGGATGTGCATGCGCAAGTGCCCGTCGGACGCAATCTGCGTCTCGCGCGAGGAGAAGACCTGGGAGATCGATCTGCTCCGCTGCCACGTCTGCAACTGCTGCGTGGAGGTCTGCCCGGTGCACTGCCTCACGATGGAGACGCAGTACTCCTCTGCGGTCACGGTCCACGAGGGGCGGGTGCTGGTGAAGATCACCTACGTGAAGCCCGAGCGGCCCGCGAAGCCCGAAGCCGGTCCGAAGGAATCGGCCGGGTCTTCGTGA
- a CDS encoding hydrogenase large subunit — translation MSKEIVMPFGPQHPVLPEPIHLDLVIEDEKVKEALPSIGYIHRGLETLVEKREFPEYVYIAERICGICSFIHGATYCQGVETVMNVEVPERALYLRTIWSEYSRIHSHLLWLGLFADGMGFENLFMDAWRLREYILDDLEATTGGRVIQGSCKVGGVRRDIDAEKLDEMSNGLNGFRKELADMTNVFLNDSSVKSRLKNVGILSKEDAYADGAVGPVLRASGVASDARMLGYAAYDRLHFTPVVEDGCDCYARCAVRAKEMHASIDIIKEAIQKIPDGPIEVKVTGKPDGEYFARAEQPRGEVVHYVKGNGTRNLVRHRVRTPTITNIPPMVKMLAGCELADVPIIVLSIDPCIGCCER, via the coding sequence ATGTCAAAAGAAATAGTCATGCCCTTTGGCCCACAGCACCCGGTCCTTCCTGAACCGATCCATCTCGACCTCGTCATCGAGGACGAGAAGGTAAAGGAGGCCCTGCCCTCCATCGGGTATATCCACCGCGGTCTTGAAACCCTGGTCGAGAAGAGAGAGTTTCCCGAATACGTCTATATCGCCGAACGGATCTGCGGGATCTGCAGTTTCATCCACGGCGCCACCTACTGCCAGGGCGTCGAGACGGTGATGAACGTGGAGGTGCCCGAACGCGCCCTCTACCTCCGGACGATCTGGTCTGAGTACTCCAGGATCCATTCCCACCTCCTCTGGCTCGGGCTTTTCGCCGACGGCATGGGGTTCGAGAACCTCTTCATGGACGCCTGGCGGCTGCGCGAGTATATCCTGGACGACCTCGAGGCGACCACCGGCGGCCGGGTGATCCAGGGAAGCTGCAAGGTGGGCGGCGTCCGCCGGGACATCGACGCCGAGAAACTCGACGAGATGTCAAACGGCCTGAACGGGTTCAGGAAAGAGCTCGCCGATATGACGAACGTCTTTTTGAACGATTCCTCGGTGAAGTCCAGGCTGAAGAACGTCGGCATCCTCTCAAAAGAGGACGCCTATGCCGATGGGGCGGTCGGCCCGGTGCTCAGGGCGAGCGGGGTCGCTTCAGACGCCCGGATGCTCGGCTACGCCGCCTATGACCGCCTCCATTTCACGCCGGTGGTCGAAGACGGCTGCGACTGCTATGCACGCTGCGCTGTGCGGGCGAAGGAGATGCACGCCTCGATCGATATCATCAAAGAGGCGATCCAGAAGATCCCGGACGGCCCGATCGAGGTGAAGGTGACCGGAAAGCCCGACGGCGAGTACTTCGCCAGGGCCGAGCAGCCCCGCGGCGAGGTGGTCCACTATGTGAAGGGGAACGGCACGCGCAACCTCGTCCGACACCGGGTGCGCACCCCGACGATCACGAACATCCCGCCGATGGTGAAGATGCTCGCGGGCTGCGAACTCGCCGACGTCCCGATCATCGTGCTCTCGATCGACCCGTGCATCGGCTGCTGCGAGAGGTGA
- a CDS encoding NADH-quinone oxidoreductase subunit C, with protein sequence MIEDEPITTIDQGDLLARVRTYREGGFRLVQVSCTKIEDTFEITYCFDKDNRFESLRITVPVGTTLPSISGIYWGAFIYENEMHDFFGVEVTGINVDYKGNLLKTAKKYPFSNVTFRGEVTCQKK encoded by the coding sequence ATGATAGAAGACGAACCGATAACGACGATCGACCAGGGCGACCTGCTTGCACGGGTCAGGACATACCGCGAGGGGGGTTTCCGCCTGGTCCAGGTCAGCTGCACAAAAATCGAAGATACCTTCGAGATAACCTACTGTTTCGACAAAGACAACCGTTTCGAGAGCCTGCGCATCACCGTCCCGGTCGGGACGACGCTCCCGAGCATCTCAGGGATCTACTGGGGGGCGTTCATCTACGAGAACGAGATGCACGACTTTTTCGGGGTCGAAGTCACCGGGATAAACGTCGATTACAAGGGGAACCTGCTGAAGACGGCGAAAAAGTACCCGTTCAGCAACGTCACCTTCAGGGGGGAGGTCACATGTCAAAAGAAATAG
- a CDS encoding NADH-quinone oxidoreductase subunit B family protein: MAYLKKSPWLLHYDASSCNGCDIEVLACLTPLYDVERFGIINTGNPKHADVFVITGGVNEMNREVVKNIYEQMPDPKVVVAVGICAATGGVFRECYNIAGGVDEVIPVDVYVPGCAARPESIIDGIVKALGILEEKRAKMKGQEGSA; encoded by the coding sequence ATGGCATATCTGAAAAAATCACCATGGCTTCTCCATTATGACGCCTCAAGTTGCAATGGCTGTGATATCGAGGTGCTTGCCTGTCTCACCCCGCTGTACGACGTGGAGCGATTCGGGATCATCAACACCGGCAACCCGAAACACGCCGATGTCTTCGTGATCACCGGCGGGGTCAACGAGATGAACCGTGAGGTGGTGAAAAACATCTACGAGCAGATGCCCGACCCGAAAGTCGTCGTCGCCGTGGGCATCTGCGCTGCCACGGGCGGCGTCTTCAGGGAGTGCTACAACATCGCCGGGGGCGTCGACGAGGTGATCCCGGTGGACGTCTATGTGCCGGGCTGCGCCGCGCGCCCCGAGTCGATCATCGACGGGATCGTGAAGGCACTCGGGATTCTTGAGGAAAAACGAGCGAAAATGAAGGGACAGGAGGGATCGGCATGA